CGATGCCGAGGTACTCGAGTTCGAGGCCCATGTCGCCGCGAAGGTCCTCGATCTGGGAGGTGAGCAGGGCGTAGGCGTCGGCGCTGCTGTCCTCGGCCTGGACCACGACGAGGACGCCGGAGTTGCCGGGTTCCTCGCCGGGGCGGCGGCGGCCGTAGAAGGCGGCGGCATCCATGCTGAGGCCTAGGCTGGGTGGGCAGTCGACGAGTATTACGTCGTAATGGTGCTCGATGGGGGACAGGGCGCGCTCGAGGGCTGCCTCACGGGCGCGGACACCGGAGAGTTTCACGTCCAGCAGGAACGCATCGGTGCAGGCCGGCAGCAGATGGAGACGGCCGCCGAAACGGGGGTCTTCGACCTCGACGATGAGGTCGCGAAGATCTCCCTTGGGCTCGCCGGCCATGTGCTTGGTGAGACTGTCGCCGTCGAGGTGGAGTGGCGCGTGTCCGGTCTGCTTCGTCAGATGGCCTTGGGGGTCGAAGTCGACGAGCAGCACCCGGAGCCCCGGCCCGGGCAGATCCTCGTAGTCGAGCGGCGAACCGGGCTGATCCGCGTTCAGGAGGGCGGCGAAGTGCTTGGAGATACGGACCGGATGGAGCAGGTCGGCCCCTTCGGCCAGGGCTTGGCCGGCCCCTGAAGTGATGGCGGTCTTGCCGACTCCGCCCTTCTGGTTGCAGACGATGATGCGCCGGACGACCGTGGGGCGCTGCACGTTCGGAGGCGGGTTCTTGTCCAGCCAGACCTGCACGGACTGGGATAGGCCC
The Streptomyces tirandamycinicus DNA segment above includes these coding regions:
- a CDS encoding ParA family protein, with the protein product MTSPSSSDREKVVSKLPAGLQQDLKIRTAQHGIDIQHAVEAGISAWRGLGANRSPIDTAGAKSFSTWLPPGQWDAFKGDCEARGVSLVQGLSQSVQVWLDKNPPPNVQRPTVVRRIIVCNQKGGVGKTAITSGAGQALAEGADLLHPVRISKHFAALLNADQPGSPLDYEDLPGPGLRVLLVDFDPQGHLTKQTGHAPLHLDGDSLTKHMAGEPKGDLRDLIVEVEDPRFGGRLHLLPACTDAFLLDVKLSGVRAREAALERALSPIEHHYDVILVDCPPSLGLSMDAAAFYGRRRPGEEPGNSGVLVVVQAEDSSADAYALLTSQIEDLRGDMGLELEYLGIVVNHYDARRGYIATSSLEAWMAIKDPRVVGVIGDLKEQKEAVRMKQPLLAYAPRCDQAVALRALAREIS